The following coding sequences lie in one Chitinivorax sp. PXF-14 genomic window:
- the istA gene encoding IS21 family transposase codes for MRLSIHLQREIARLHFYDKRQSSRAIGRMVGVSHNSVKALRQVLAESGRLWPELSLLDDHQWRSVLNNHDKSVAQKKITPDWNWVHEQMQREDGTLEVIWCEWREGCPDGVGYSAFTEHYRRWRRSLHIVMRQHHAPGDKLFVDFAGRTVEVRDPHGGPSSFAQIFVAVLGYSNLTYLEAVPSQKVEHWQQCHINCFSALGGVPQWIVCDNLKSAVLRRGRDHIDLNPAYRECLAHYDSAVLPTRARKPQDKGKVEVGVQIAQRWVLFRLRDRVFFSYEELNQELRRLTADMNAHPFKKMTGSRIQRFKEVEEAALKPLPSAAFEPCHWKRSIRVNADYHVEHGGVFYSVPYHLIGKKVDTRFTEKTLEIFESGKRVAFHALELTSVAMVTLQEHRPIAHQRVLDAEPKALLEWAKTVGANTHAMLSHHLQDRSDMVNGIRAAKRLRELARLHGESRLEEVCSYSLPLNITALRSIQSIFRNQPDRQAPPLISPVAQHENLRGPSYYGGNP; via the coding sequence TTGAGGCTTTCAATTCATTTGCAGCGAGAGATCGCTCGCCTTCATTTTTACGACAAACGCCAATCCAGCCGAGCAATCGGCAGGATGGTTGGCGTTTCGCACAACAGCGTCAAAGCTCTCAGGCAGGTCTTGGCGGAGAGTGGCCGACTCTGGCCCGAGCTGTCCTTGCTCGATGATCATCAGTGGAGATCGGTACTTAACAACCATGACAAATCGGTGGCTCAGAAAAAGATCACTCCCGATTGGAACTGGGTCCACGAACAAATGCAGCGCGAGGACGGCACGCTGGAGGTCATCTGGTGCGAGTGGCGCGAGGGGTGCCCCGATGGGGTCGGCTATAGCGCTTTCACAGAACACTATCGACGTTGGCGAAGGTCACTACACATAGTCATGCGGCAGCACCATGCTCCCGGCGACAAACTATTTGTGGACTTCGCGGGCAGAACAGTAGAGGTTCGAGACCCCCATGGAGGGCCATCCTCATTTGCACAGATTTTTGTGGCCGTCCTCGGCTACTCAAATCTCACCTATCTGGAAGCAGTTCCGAGCCAAAAGGTTGAACACTGGCAGCAGTGTCATATCAACTGCTTTTCTGCATTGGGCGGAGTGCCCCAGTGGATTGTCTGTGACAACCTGAAATCCGCAGTGCTTCGGCGAGGCCGCGACCACATTGATTTGAATCCAGCATATCGCGAATGCCTCGCTCACTATGACTCGGCGGTGCTGCCCACCAGAGCGCGGAAGCCCCAGGACAAAGGGAAGGTTGAGGTGGGCGTTCAGATAGCGCAGCGTTGGGTGCTGTTCCGTTTGAGAGACCGGGTGTTTTTCAGCTACGAAGAGCTCAATCAAGAGCTACGGCGGCTCACTGCCGACATGAATGCGCATCCATTCAAAAAAATGACAGGCAGCCGCATTCAGCGATTCAAAGAGGTCGAGGAAGCTGCATTGAAACCCCTGCCGAGCGCAGCATTTGAACCATGCCACTGGAAACGCTCTATTCGCGTCAACGCCGACTACCACGTCGAACATGGGGGGGTCTTTTACTCTGTCCCGTACCATCTGATTGGGAAGAAGGTCGATACTAGATTCACAGAAAAGACGCTCGAAATTTTTGAGTCGGGTAAGCGGGTGGCATTTCATGCATTGGAACTGACTTCCGTCGCGATGGTCACCTTGCAGGAACATCGCCCGATCGCACACCAACGCGTGCTTGACGCTGAACCTAAAGCCCTCCTTGAATGGGCAAAGACCGTCGGTGCGAATACGCACGCCATGCTGAGCCACCATTTGCAAGACCGCTCTGACATGGTGAATGGCATTCGCGCGGCCAAGCGACTCCGCGAGTTGGCGCGACTGCATGGGGAGTCTCGTCTTGAAGAGGTTTGCTCATACTCGCTGCCGTTAAACATCACGGCGCTACGAAGCATTCAGTCAATCTTTCGCAATCAACCGGACCGGCAGGCGCCCCCACTAATTTCACCTGTCGCACAACATGAAAATCTGCGCGGACCTTCCTACTACGGAGGCAATCCATGA